The proteins below come from a single Mucilaginibacter mali genomic window:
- a CDS encoding biotin--[acetyl-CoA-carboxylase] ligase, with translation MQNNIFSSLFVGQNLVTLKEADSTNNYLKELLSNSKPVADGTVIMAESQYAGRGQQQNKWNSEPGKNLTFSVLLKPSFLPLQQQFYLTQTISLGVVTAMQQVTGLPIQIKWPNDIYYGDKKLGGILIENMVQGSGIKNSVVGIGLNINQEVFPDWVPNPASVKQILHKDYELSALLLQICGSIEAWYLKLKAGRLDEIHRQYLANLYWLNQERDFMSDGVAFKGRITGVRNTGFLVLSTESGEKEFNLKQIVFLNK, from the coding sequence TTGCAAAATAACATATTTTCATCATTATTTGTTGGACAAAATTTAGTTACACTAAAAGAAGCCGACTCTACAAATAACTATTTAAAGGAATTACTGTCAAATTCCAAGCCAGTTGCCGATGGAACGGTCATTATGGCAGAAAGCCAGTATGCCGGGCGCGGCCAGCAGCAAAATAAATGGAATAGCGAACCGGGTAAAAACCTGACATTCAGCGTGCTGTTAAAGCCTTCGTTCCTGCCCCTGCAACAGCAATTTTACCTCACACAGACAATCAGCCTGGGCGTAGTAACTGCCATGCAGCAGGTAACCGGTTTGCCCATCCAAATTAAATGGCCCAACGATATTTATTATGGCGATAAAAAGCTGGGCGGTATACTGATAGAGAACATGGTGCAGGGTAGCGGTATCAAAAATTCGGTAGTGGGTATCGGGCTTAATATTAACCAGGAAGTTTTCCCCGATTGGGTACCCAACCCTGCTTCGGTAAAACAGATATTACATAAGGATTATGAACTATCCGCATTATTATTACAAATTTGCGGAAGTATAGAAGCCTGGTATTTAAAATTAAAGGCCGGGCGGCTGGATGAGATACACCGGCAATACTTAGCCAATTTATACTGGTTAAACCAGGAGCGGGATTTCATGTCAGACGGTGTAGCCTTTAAGGGCCGCATTACCGGTGTAAGGAATACCGGCTTTTTGGTACTAAGTACCGAAAGCGGGGAAAAAGAGTTTAATTTGAAGCAAATCGTATTTTTAAACAAATAA
- the rsfS gene encoding ribosome silencing factor produces the protein MVKNKALKESAYLSELAIHGMQEKKGNDIVRLDLRNIFSSVSDYFVVCNADSGTQVKAIANSVEEEIYKATQQEPWRKEGLEHAEWILLDYVDVVVHIFRTDKREFYGMEDLWGDAEIKNYKSA, from the coding sequence ATGGTAAAAAATAAAGCGTTAAAAGAGTCGGCATACTTGTCGGAATTAGCCATACATGGCATGCAGGAGAAAAAGGGGAACGATATTGTGAGGCTGGATCTTAGAAATATCTTCAGTTCTGTATCAGATTACTTTGTGGTATGCAACGCCGACTCGGGGACACAGGTAAAGGCAATAGCCAACAGTGTGGAAGAGGAAATTTATAAAGCCACCCAACAGGAGCCGTGGCGCAAGGAAGGCCTGGAACATGCCGAATGGATACTGCTGGATTATGTAGATGTGGTAGTCCACATTTTCAGGACCGACAAACGGGAGTTTTACGGGATGGAGGATTTGTGGGGGGATGCCGAAATTAAAAATTACAAAAGCGCTTAA
- a CDS encoding protein-disulfide reductase DsbD N-terminal domain-containing protein has protein sequence MKKLLLVLIVMFAGRGAFAQIEGHVNWAYAAKKVSATEAVVLLKATIDDGWHIYSAYIKEGGPIKTSFKFAKSGDFTPEGKIIEPKPISQYDKNFGMTLTYFENAVVFQQKVKLKGKKATVKGTLEFMTCNDQKCLPPETVDFSVNVAL, from the coding sequence ATGAAAAAGTTACTGTTAGTATTAATTGTGATGTTTGCGGGCCGCGGCGCTTTCGCGCAGATTGAAGGTCACGTGAACTGGGCTTACGCTGCTAAAAAGGTAAGCGCTACCGAGGCCGTAGTTTTATTAAAAGCTACTATTGACGACGGCTGGCATATCTACTCGGCTTATATTAAAGAAGGCGGACCGATAAAAACATCGTTCAAGTTTGCTAAATCGGGCGACTTTACGCCGGAGGGTAAAATTATCGAGCCAAAACCTATTAGCCAATATGATAAGAACTTTGGCATGACCCTTACCTATTTTGAAAATGCGGTAGTGTTTCAGCAAAAAGTAAAACTGAAAGGCAAAAAAGCCACTGTTAAAGGTACACTGGAGTTTATGACCTGTAACGATCAGAAATGTCTTCCGCCCGAAACTGTTGACTTTTCGGTTAACGTAGCGCTGTAA